The DNA window TATCTCATTTtgtaataaacatataaataataaactCTAGACATTTTTGACGCATCGCCCTGTTATGAAAGCTAACTGGTATGGTCTGGCTATATAGACTATCCAAACTTTGCATCTGCCGCAGGTCATTTCTATAAAACTATTTCCCTATTacaaaatatgaaaagaaaaatacattttagtacATTTACAGGAGTtacttattaatttatttaacgAAACTGTTTCAGTACTACTTTTAACTGTTACTGAATTGTCAGAATCTGCATTTAATATTTTTCTCAGAAGAAAACCGAAAatagaaacacaacaaaaaagaaaagcagagaaTGCAGACATGAGGCAGAATATCTGTCCCTCTCCGACAACTTAAAACGAACAGTttccaaaataataaaattctTAATAAACCAAGCAGTACAAGATTTTCCAATACTTTCCCAACTACtgtatttaaattaaaatatattcttATATCTTACACTATTTCAAATAACGAAATGTGATTCGGTAGCGATCTGTCAAAATCTAATTTACAATTCtgtgtataaaaatataatttatggaACCCCGCGAAGTTTGTTCTCCCCAAAATATAACAGTCAGTTGCACATATATGCACATATGAACATTACAACCTGTCAAAGTTAGCTCCTTTCTACATGGTCTTCGTCTTTCTCTTTGcgatattttttctttttcttttttttttcttcattttttctttttttttttgcatttgagaTATACAAAAATAGATTATGCACAATTTGCTGCTCACACTGTTTCAGAATCCATTTGTGTGACAGCAGCGAGTTCACATGAGAATAAATTATTCAAAGAGAAACTTTTTAAGGCTCCATTCATTCTTTGAAAGGGGACACATGGAAAAGTCACTGAAATAAATATCCCAACTCCGCTGGGGcctttgtcttgtttgtttgtttgtttgtttgttctttcgttttttaattattattattatttaattgttttaatctACTGAATAGTTCGTGTGTCCTACATGTAAGTCTCATTCTGCTCCTGTAGTAGAAGTTTCAACTTGGATAAACTGACATCCCAAGTGGATGGATCGAGTGGCTGTCCAAGAGCCATGTTCCTAATTGATAGAGGATCTTGGAGTACCAGTGCACTCCGTCGTTCTGTGCACTGACTTGAGGCTGGGCACGGAAAAGCCACGAGGACACCCAGTGGGCGAGCCTGATGGGTGCCAGGGCCCAGTGCGCCAGATCGTGGTCTTCGATCACTGCGTAACAGGACGCAAGGACCTGGTCCACCACTACGGTCCCCTGCACGGTCACTGGCGCAAAAGAGCCCTCGTGCTCTTCCGTGTAAATCCGTTTTACGGTCACAGGCTCGAGTCGACTTCGCTCAGCATCAAACACGAACACCTTTTGTCCAGATTGGACTTGGCTGGCGAAGATCGCCGACATCCGCTCCTCTTCCGTGGTGTTGTGGCCGACGAAGAGGAGGTGCGCGGCTGTGAGGGTGATTTTCTGGCCCGAGTCGGTTTCGATCACGTAGAAGAGCCTCCTGGTACTCGAGTCTTGGTCTATGAACATTATGAAGTCGGTGTAAATCGGGTTTCCATCGTCATCTGCTGCCAGAACTCTGTCGCCGGTTTGGAGGTGTTTGACCGCCTTCTTGGTCCCATCCTGAAGGGTGACAGTGGAGGAGCCTGGGAAGCAGCCGCCTGACTTTGCTGCCACTGAGTTTTCTGTGAAAATAAGAGTGTTGTTAAAATGCAGCATACAATACGTTTTTACGCCATCAGAAAATGTTTGTCTTCTACCATGGTAGACCCATTGTGGTCCTGcaaaataattgataaaaaaCACCTTCcagacaataaaaaaatgtcccaAAGCATCAATATTTTAAGCGTGTTAACACTTTtagaacttaaaaaaagaatatagcCTATCACAGGTGCTTTGAGCCATTACAGTTAAGGACCATCGCCCCATTAAAAGGCCCATTCAATAACCTTCCTTTTTTTGCTCGTATTTGTATTTTTCCTACACACATCATGGTGGGCCATATGCATTTCGCATATTGATGCCTGTCTGCTTCTCCATGCCAAATGCGTATTGGCTCGGCCCACGTTGTCTGAGACGAGAAAACTGAAAGCCTTGGCTCATCTATTCTTAATTAAAAAACCCAATAAAGAGCAGGCATTGTTATTCTAAATCAGCTTGTGGATCGAGCTACTCTCGGTAAAGAACACTTACGCCTTTCCCAGCTACTCTTCCCATATTTACTCAGGTGCAGAAACCTCTATGTGACAATTCACACAAATAGGCGACTCACAACTACTATTTACCCAGTGGAGCCACTTTTCCAAGCCTCTCGAGTTGTAGATTTGAATTTAAATGAGGGCCCGGACTCTTAAATGCTTTCTGTTGTGCAACATCAATGTGCCCTCTTTCTACCACATCTCCCTGCTTTGTTGTCAGGCTTGATGACAATAATTTTGGCCTTGGTGGAGCTCTTCACATACCAGTCTCTAGGATCACACTGTCCTGCACACAGAAAAGGGGGTTTCCTACTCAGAATTTGGGGCTTTTAATCTTCTTTTAAGATTCCCGAGCATGAAATAAGGTGACAACTGAAAACCAGATTTACCCCAACCAATTCAACATTGTTTAGCCAAATCCTTTTGGTAAAGTCGCATGACCCCTAATGACACGTCGGCCTGGATCATACTGTGATCTCAAAACGTGTGTGTTGAATGACAAGTAAGGGATTTATCAATAAAGTCTGAGTTAAGAAAAAGTGCCGCGTTCATCAATCACTGTGAAGAAATAGTTTCTACGCGCCATAGGTGTCTTTTAGCTTAGTGAAGGcctgtaaagttattttagctttaaaaaaggagccaacattaaaaactgaaTCCCAAAGCTGAGGCAAATACGATCCGAAAAGAATAGCTTTAACAAGGGATTATTTTCGATTTCCATTATATGATCAAATCCCAAACATTTCCTAAACACGTCACAACTTCCAGCATTGTATTTTGGCTTTTCTGACtggtgtgcaaaaaaacaacaaccagtgAACACAATGATTTGCTTTAGGTCTCACCGAGGAGCCCTGTTAGATTATGGTCGTGGTTCCCACCAGGAGACAGTGTGGGGCGATGTAAGATCAAGAAATAAGCTGCATGGGAAATGCTCATAACGACACAGGCTGGGATGTGCCCATACATAATTCATagaaatatatttcattataCAAAAATCTTGTCAAAATTAATGCTTATACTCTGCACACCAATGATCTCATTAGACAAATACTGACTGCGCAGTTTTTGTGATTAATCATTAACTGGATGATCATTTGGGTTTTATTGATATTATGAAATGTATAGTTTTCTATAAACGAACCACCAGATATTAAGGCGCATATTATTGCATTTCTACACCTACGCTTTGTTTCTTGGAGCCTATAAATGTTGCAGCTGGCTGGTCactaaaatcagtttttttggacactttgtgTCTCTCTTGTTGGACGCTTGACACCTTCACCACATCTAATCCAGTTTACTTTCCCCCACAAGCAGCTGAAGGAACTTCCATGTTGCATGGACGTTTTCTAACAGATAAAGCAGGACTACAGCTTCCCAGAGCTGCACCTGCTATTTCAGATTAAAATTGCACCTGACAGGAAATGTGCACTGGTGATGCATCTTCTCCTCCAGCCAGCACCACAGTGCGCATGGCAGATTTTCTCTTGGTATTAAagatgttttttccccccatcttGCAGCCTTACCTGCTTTCACAGAGCAGTGAATGTGGGCTTTGGATTCATAATAGACCCAATCGAATCCGGCTTCCACCGCCAGCCTGGACAGAGTGCCGTATTTGCTCTTGTCTCTGTCCGAGGTGGTGATGTCCACGGCCCTGCCCTCGTAGTGGAGCGACTCCTCGAAGTGGTGTCCGTCTTCGTCCCATCCCTCTGTGACCCGCAGCTTCACACCAGGCCACTGATTCATCACTGAGATGGCCAGAGAGTTCAACTTGTCTTTACATCTCTGCGGGAGGGAGAAATGGACCAATTAGTCACCTGTCATAACTTTCACATTAAAGCGGTCCAGAGGCGTAACATGTGGAACAGTCTGAATCTAGAACAGCATTTGTCACCAAAGCATGTCTTATATTGACACAACTGCTGTTGCCAAGAGTAGCAGGTGCTCATAATTGACTAAAATATATCATCTTTTGGTAAGAGAAATAAAATATTAGACCGCGTGCGCCACACATGGACGTTGTTTCATCTTTCCCCCAGACATAGCGCTTCCCAATACACATCTGGTTTGTTCGCTTGATCGCTGCTGTCCATTATAGTGAAAACGATTGAAAATCAAACTCACTGAGGCCTCGCCCACACCTCTCCATCCCCACCTGATTCCTCCCAGCTGAGGCGAAACACTGGGGCTGAACTGCATCTCTGAGCTAACATTTGTCAGTGTGAGCAGCAGCGTCAGAGGGCACACCTCGGATAAGAAAGCTGCTGATGAAATATTGATAAGGCACCGCATTCGCTTCACTGGCCTATAACATATGGTCTTTGGTCTTGGAAAGGTGCGAGCAGCACCCCTTTCTATCAAAAAGTGTTGCATTGaacacaatatgaatacattatAAATGCACGAGTTTGTATTAGGCAATGAAATGAGCGAATCTTTTGTTGGTTGCAACATGTctgttttctttaaatcaataatTGATATGCAGATGATATGAAGGTGATCTTCAAGAGCAGCTGGCTACTTTAAAATATCTGGAGTTTGGCCTGTAAATAAATCGTCGCACCCCAACCTCTCTGCGCTTTCAGTGAAGATGCTTGGCCTTCTCCAAGACAACTATTCTCGACACTCAACCaatatgtcaaataaaacatcacaaagAGTCTTTTCAGTCCAACCGCGGAGGGAAACTTTCATTATTCCTCTCCTGCAAAGTCTGGGAGACGTGACATGCCTCCTTAAGTCGAGGTGTTTTGGCTGCTGACTAACAGACTTGTGAAATATCCAGGGATGGTATATGGGCGCACAGAGAAGCGTCTATGTGTGTAAGCCACTGTCCTTTTCCTTTTTGGACAGCCTGCATGTCCTAAAGCAAGAATGTTCACACAGACCCCCAAACTcgtataataaaaagaaaaaagggctTCCACATATATCAGTAGGTGTTTTATGAGGATATCACACTTGTAGAAtgtgttgaataaaaaaaccgcccccccccccactaccCCAAAAAAACCTCCCACATTCTGAGTGGGATTGTCGGAGTCAAGAGCCGTAAAGCTTAACctatttattaattcattaggTCGTGTGCCGCAAATCAAGCCAAATTCTGTTCAGCCACCGTGAAGCCCAGCAGGGACGCCCTAGACCGGCGCTTTGTGCTCGGGGTAAAGTTGTTCAACAGCCTTCCTCTTAATCTTTTCACAAATGATTTGGTTAGAGGAAACACTTATCAGCTACCTGTCAGTGCAAACAAACCGCCAGCTCGTCTCTTTCCCGAAGCGTTTGCACTGTGGGCAGAGACTGCAGGCTCCTAACAGCGCTACACTGCAAAAAGAAGCACTAGTACTGGAGCTTTTCTTAAACGAGAAAATTAATATTTGCCATTGTGGATGACTTGCTTTTAACAAGTCACCATTACAGtcgttttcttttattttactt is part of the Sander vitreus isolate 19-12246 chromosome 22, sanVit1, whole genome shotgun sequence genome and encodes:
- the shha gene encoding sonic hedgehog protein; protein product: MLLWNRIVLVGLICLSLVSSGMGCGPGRGYGRRRHPKKLTPLAYKQFIPNVAEKTLGASGRYEGKITRNSERFKELTPNYNTDIIFKDEENTGADRLMTQRCKDKLNSLAISVMNQWPGVKLRVTEGWDEDGHHFEESLHYEGRAVDITTSDRDKSKYGTLSRLAVEAGFDWVYYESKAHIHCSVKAENSVAAKSGGCFPGSSTVTLQDGTKKAVKHLQTGDRVLAADDDGNPIYTDFIMFIDQDSSTRRLFYVIETDSGQKITLTAAHLLFVGHNTTEEERMSAIFASQVQSGQKVFVFDAERSRLEPVTVKRIYTEEHEGSFAPVTVQGTVVVDQVLASCYAVIEDHDLAHWALAPIRLAHWVSSWLFRAQPQVSAQNDGVHWYSKILYQLGTWLLDSHSIHPLGMSVYPS